The sequence below is a genomic window from Lolium perenne isolate Kyuss_39 chromosome 4, Kyuss_2.0, whole genome shotgun sequence.
ataaagaattataactgGTGCTAGAAGATGGGTATGATCATAAGGATCATTTTGCCTAAAGGAACTATTTCAAAACCAGTTATAGGACTACACTTTTCGCGAAAAATTATTAGAAGAAGTTCTCCGGATGAAAGAActttctacacggaagttgtagagaattccatTATAAGCGTATCGCCAAAAGAATCTCTCGAAAAAAGTTGGTAGGATTTATTTTATAGACGATGTTGCGGATCAAAGTGATACCACGGAAATAAAGTGGGCGAAACTGCCACGCAATAAGTCTAAGATGATCTACGTGATTTGCTGATTCCAACGGTATATGGTTTGTCGAAATCCGACGTGTAGAACTTAAGATATCGATTTTACAAAACTAGACATAAGTGGTCACAAATTCTAATGGTGTATGAAAAGTTAtccgaacaagttgctcggatggaaaaactttctacataaaagttgtagaGAATCTAATTAGAAACTTAATGGAAGAACCACTACTCTAAACGGAGGTGTAGATCTAAAGAAATAAAATTACGAAGTTGCGTACAACAGTCTACGTAAAAAGAGCGGGAAAAGAATTATTACCGGGCAAGGGTTGCGTTGAGACGCGGCGTTTCCCAAAATAGCGTTGCGGATGTTGCGTCGCGAGTGTGCGCCACGAACAGCAGCGTCGCGCAAGAGAGAGCAGCAGGAGCAGCTTTTGCGTCGGGTGTGCTGCGCCGAAAAGAAAGAGAGGGGACGCTGGGCGCTTGTGTGTTGGGGCTGCCTAGGGTGTCTCTTTTATAGGCGTAAGCTGGAGGAGAATTAATGAAAGGAGTCGATGTGGGACTAAAAACAAAGAAAAAGGCGGCGGGGGCAGGCGCTGGCGCTGGCGAGATCGCGCGGGGCGCGCTGGGCCGCGATGCTGGGCATGGCCGGGTGGGCCGGGGACTGGATCGTGCGGAGCTCGGCCGGTGTGGCCGGGTGGGCTGTGGCGCGCGGGGCCTGGGCGAGCTGGACCGCGGCAGGCGACGCCGTGCTGCCTGCCGCGCGCGGGCGAGCTGGGCCGGGCCAGCTGCGCGGGCTGGGCCGTTCAGCCTGGCCgcgttttttttcttcttttcagATAATGAAAATATATTTTTGGAGGCTCAAAAATAATCCGAAAAATGCAAATAAGGTATCGTTGGATTCATTATGAAAAATACTTTAATATGAGACTAAATTTGGGACAAAAATACAAAgtttataaaaccaaaatttgacatatatgtctatgtggctatagtgcctttttagggtttaaggttttctcaaataaaatattttataagttttaaaacCATCGAACAAAATAGAGCTGTTGGCAAATCTTTCAAAAACAAAAATTTATGAAAAAAATTCTAGGGTACTATTTTCTAAAATACAAATCCATTAAGGATTTGAAAACCTTAAAAACCAAGATATGTTTAGTTTTGAAAATACTTTGAAACCAAAAGTCCTTACAAACCTTATTTTGAAAAATACTTTTAAATAAATTCAAAAAGTTTTAATTCcttgtgaattttcaatcaagttcaaacaatcaagcattaaattcatttttatttgacattccaaaatttagaaaatttcgggatgtgacagctAGACCTTAATTATCTGAAGTTCCAAGTTCCAACATGAGTTGCAACTAAGATTCAATGATGTTCTATTGAAAACAAAGTTAGTTCCCAATTTACTGAAAACTAGTCGCGCCTTTTTCTAAAAAATAGTGTGAGTCAGAAGCTTGAGTTGAAATTCTCAATATTTAAACTTGTACTTACCAAGTGCAATCAGGTAGAATCGAACGACGACATTTTTTGTTAATGTACTGACAAATTTCTCAACCCCAAAAATCGGATATTAATGTAGTTTTCAAAAAAGAATCCACGCCACTATTGTTTCATACAGCTCGCAAGGGCTCCTATCTTGATTAATTGTTTTTTTAGACAGAAGGCTTGACTAGAACCCAACTTTTAAATAAAACCCCATAGGCCAACACAAGATTCACAGACCAAAATCGCACAAACGCACCCAACACCACAACAAACAGGAAGGCCGTCCAGTCTCCGGAGCCACTTTGCCATAAGACAGATGTTCATAAGCCTCGTATCGAGGATACCTAGAACCCCAAGggcttagactactcatagtaaGAGTAAtataggtagtaacatcacacattccAAGACATTTTGGTGAAATGACATGACAATAAGTGAAGAAAGAgactgaggtggtaactagctatgttacactAACATCACAGTTCCCAAGACAAGATGGGTCTACAACCTAATAAATATGATCTTATATGATACCACACATATGTTACTACACCACTATAGAGGTAGtagcatagagtagtaacatgtgcatggAGTATGGCGTTTtggaggccgagctacatgtaACTATTTATTTTTAAACACTCGAAATTTGTACTTTGAATTTTCAAAAAATTACGAAACAAAATTCTAGAGATAGCCAATGATGTATACTACAATGGTGTAAAATCTTAATGCAAACTTATTTGTATTTTAGGCTACACGAAATTGAAAAATCTGACAAATTTTATAGTCTTGAAATGTCTACTATTCACTATAAAATTTATCAGAATTTATTACTTTTGTGTAGCCTAAAATATGAAGTAGTTTGTATTGAGATTTTGCACCATTGTAATATACATCATTACCTATCCATAGAAttttgattcaaattttttgaatcTTTGAAACATAAATTTTAAGTGTTTAGAAATAAAGGGCTACATGTAGCCCGGTCTTTGTTTGAACTTTTTCCATGTACATGTTCCTCctctatgttactccccactatgattaGTTTTAGATTTGCACATAGCAGACCAGCTAAACTAATGATAATTTTCGAGGGATTTGCTAACTAAGCTCGCATTCAATCAAGTCCTACATTATTAGATTTGCTTTGTGATTCGAGCTAGTTATAAAATGAGTTGCACTAAGATTTAATAACATCATCTGACTAAGAACGAAGAGTCTACTAAAAAATAGCCACACCCTTTCTCCGATGGTTTTCATTGGCATTTTACTCCATCCGTATCGGTTTAACATGCACGCACGTAGTTTAAGATAAACTTTAACCAttgatttggtcaacaaaatataatTTATATCTACAAAATATGTATCATTAGATTCGTATGCAAAAAAGCTTTTCAATGATATAACTTTTGTCACATAAATTATATGTTTTATTAACTAAAATAATATTCAAAGCAATTTCTTAAACTACATGTGGGCCTGAACTCTGGTGGATCAAATTTCGTAGTTGGATCGCCCTACACTTACGGGCTGGGCTTACGTAATTTCTGCTACGGGCGAACGTGGATGCGTGTGATTGGAAGTTTCCTGGAGCAGTTGCTCGGCCTAATTCTCTCGGATCAATATCTGATTCACACATCTGCCCGTATGATTTTGTACGTAAGGATTAGCCCGTAAGTGTAGGGCGATCCTTAGCCCGTAAGTGTAGCATTACTGAATTTCGTAGGAGGCCCCCATAGCATGCATCCTGATTAGTTGTCACCGCGCTAACTGTTCGCTGGTCGCCTCGCTGACGGAGCTATGGCGGTATTCCGACGAGCTCTGCCAGCTATCTCCCGAGATGTCCGACAGCTTCAGCAGGTACTGCGCGACCTCCCCCATTCCCGGCCGTGCCCCCGCGTTGCGCTGGACGCACCTTTCGATCAGTCTGACCATCATGACGACGGCGTCCAAGGGACAGCTCCCAGCCGCCATCGCCGGGTCTACAAACTCTTCCAGCCTCTTCAGCGCCGCGCCATCATCCCCGTGGTGTTCCTCATCGTTTTTCCGGTCGACGCCCAGCGCGTTCAACCCGGCGAGCGGGTCGCCGCCGCCATCCTCTTCCAGCTGATCCACGTCTTTCCCGGTGaatagctctaggagcaccacgcCGAAGGAGTACACGTCGGCCTTGGGCGACACCACGCCATGCTCCAGGTACTCCGGCGCCATGTACCCGCGTGCGCCGGCGATGGTGCTCGTCATCGTGAACAGCTCGCGGGCATCGCCCTGGTCTCCGTCGTCTCCTCCCCGGATGACCCTCGCGCCGCCGAAGTTCCGGATCTTGGCGCGAAACGCCGTGTCCAGGAGGATGCTGCCGCTGCGCACGTCCATGTGCACGTACGGCGGCCGCGCGTACCCGTGGAGGTACCGGAGCCCCTCGGCGACGTCGAGCGCGACCTGCACCCGCTGCGTCCAGCTCAGCGGCGCCACCGCGCCCGTGGCTCCGGCGAGGAGCCGGTCACGGAGCGTTCCGTGCTCGGCGTACTCGGAGACGAGGTACCACCGGCCACGGTGATGGCAGAGGCCGTTGAGCCTGACAAGGTTGAAGTGGTTCATCCTCCTCGTGATTTCCACCTCCGTCGACACGTCGTGGTCCACGATCTCGACTGCAGCGGTGTCTTCGTTGAAGGCCGCTCGGTACACCGAGCCGCTGATGCGGCGCTCCGTGCTGAAGTCGTCCGTCGCCGTTACCAGCTCGTCGTAGGTGTACACCTTCAGGGAGGACTTGATGTCCGACAGGCTCGAGAACGCCTCGCTGATTGTCACGGAGACCTCGTCGCCGGTAACTCCATACGGCAGCTTGCCCATGTCCTTGCCGTCCTTGTCGGCGAAGCCGCCGGCGGTGGTTGGATCTGTGCTGGCTCGCCGCCTCCTCGCCTTCAGAACAAGAGCAGCCACAACAGAGGCGATGACGGCAACAACTGGCACGGCTACGCCAATGCCAATGTAAACCCCCGTATGGCTCTTGCCCTTCGTGGCCGGAACAGACGCtaccggcggcggtggcggcggcggcggtgactgGAGTTGCGATATGTTCGGCTGCGACTTAACAGGGATGAGCAAGgtagtgtaagggtatattgtgGCGTCGCTCTTGAGTTGATTGGCCTCCAAGATGCTCCTGGCGTCGACGCCGAATCTCGCGGCCACGGCGTCCACCGTGTCGAGCTCGTCCACCAGGTAGCTCACCAGGAACCTGACGCCGGCCGCGGCCTGGGAGGCGCTCGGGCACGCGCACCGGAGCGGCACAGTGACGCTCTGCCCGGCGAGGAGGCTGGTCGGCGCCGCGCCGCCGAGGCCCTGCTCCTCGACGGCCTGGCACGTGGACAGGCCCTGGAACGTGTTGTTGGCGATGATGAACAGCGTGTCGCCGTCGCGAGCCACGTACGTGGCGTTGCGCTGGTAGTAGGACCCGCCCGCCGCTGCGCCCGTGCAGGAGCAGCGCACTGGAATGAGCACCTTGGTGCCCTGCGCGAACGGCGACGAGGCGGAGTTGGCCGCGGCGAGGCTCGCGGCGTCGGCACCGAGGAGCGCGGCGATGGAGGCGGGGTCAGAGAAGGGCGAGCGGGCGTGGAAGGTGAGATAGGACTCGCAGGATGGGGCGCCGCTGCCGCAGAAGTAGCCCAGTAGGCCGGTGTCGTTGTGCTTGCTGCCGCAGTCGGCGATCTCCGAGCCGTAGGGCTGCTGCGACCGCGCGGGCGGCGAGCAGGAAAGGACGAGGACGCCGATCGCGTAGAAGAAGAGGGCAACCGTGGCACGTGACGGAGGCGCCATCGCCGGTGCTTCTTCTTGGAGTATCGCTATGGTGTGGTTAGAGGTCAAAGATgtgtatgttttttttttttgagaactgaTGTGTATGTTTAAGTACGCAGCTGCTGCGATGATGCAGTTGGTGCTGGCAATTTAGAACTTGGCCACGGGAAGGAGGAAGATTGTGCCAAGGTTGCAGTCAACGGTTTGATCCTGCTGGAAAGTCAAAATAATTCAGTGATGTCCTTATCATAGTTGATTTTTCAGAGTAGAATAGTTGATCAATTATCGCCTTATCAGTAGAGGTCAATGCTCAACCTTCCGTCTGGAAAACAGATGGTTAGGCTCGCAAAGTAAAACTTTTACTATTTTCCGAAAAATCTCACTATTTTCCAGAATATGGATAGAGCAAACAGTCAGAGCGATAAGGCAAATGCACATTTGTGCAGGCGTAAGCTTCATTTCTTATATACTACCCCCATCTCAAACTTAAgccttatttttttatttttttgaaaaatcaaaccaaataaaatttgaTCAAACTTTTAGAAGAAACTATCAGCAAATATAATATTTTATAAATACCATACAaatatatattttattatctatctaataatattgattttgtattttgcataaaTAATTTTTTGTAAAACTTAGTTAAACTTGACCGGGAGAAGTTGTGAATGTAGGTGCATCCCTTGAATTTTTAAACTTATAAATATAGTTTTTGATTTTCTAAAATAAAATAATCACTGGAGCTAGGAGCCAAATACACGTTTCCTCATCCGCTTCTTATACCGAGTCTTGTCAGCGCACCCCCAGTTTCAACAGAAAAAAAAAACGTTTGACCGTTCTAAATTCGGCCCCTAATGCATTTGACCAAATTGTGAACTTCTAAATTTGGCAACACACGGCGCTAACTTGCCTCAGTTGGCAAGGAATTCTTTTTTAATTTAATTACTTAATAATGACTTATTCTAGCTAGGTGTACAGTAATTTCTTATTTTTCCTCGGGTGGAAGATTCTTACTATTTCCATATACCAAATTCCAACGCTTATGCTTAGGAAAATGATCTGAATCCCCCGGAGGATAGCGCGCCTCGCGTCCTCCGCCTTCTCCAGGCGACACGCGTCCTAGTGGGCCCACACTAGCGCCTTATCTCTCTTCCT
It includes:
- the LOC127295118 gene encoding lysM domain receptor-like kinase 4, translating into MAPPSRATVALFFYAIGVLVLSCSPPARSQQPYGSEIADCGSKHNDTGLLGYFCGSGAPSCESYLTFHARSPFSDPASIAALLGADAASLAAANSASSPFAQGTKVLIPVRCSCTGAAAGGSYYQRNATYVARDGDTLFIIANNTFQGLSTCQAVEEQGLGGAAPTSLLAGQSVTVPLRCACPSASQAAAGVRFLVSYLVDELDTVDAVAARFGVDARSILEANQLKSDATIYPYTTLLIPVKSQPNISQLQSPPPPPPPPVASVPATKGKSHTGVYIGIGVAVPVVAVIASVVAALVLKARRRRASTDPTTAGGFADKDGKDMGKLPYGVTGDEVSVTISEAFSSLSDIKSSLKVYTYDELVTATDDFSTERRISGSVYRAAFNEDTAAVEIVDHDVSTEVEITRRMNHFNLVRLNGLCHHRGRWYLVSEYAEHGTLRDRLLAGATGAVAPLSWTQRVQVALDVAEGLRYLHGYARPPYVHMDVRSGSILLDTAFRAKIRNFGGARVIRGGDDGDQGDARELFTMTSTIAGARGYMAPEYLEHGVVSPKADVYSFGVVLLELFTGKDVDQLEEDGGGDPLAGLNALGVDRKNDEEHHGDDGAALKRLEEFVDPAMAAGSCPLDAVVMMVRLIERCVQRNAGARPGMGEVAQYLLKLSDISGDSWQSSSEYRHSSVSEATSEQLAR